GGCGGCTGCGCCCTTCATCGGCAGCAGCGAAGCCAGGCCAACAGTGCACAGCAGGGCGAGCGTGAAGTTGTCGGGTCGCAGGCGCGACCACCAGCGGGTCATGGTGGACAGGATCCTTGAGCGGTGGGGGATCAGGGCGAAGCGGCTGGCGTGGCCAGGCGCTGGCGGGTGGCGGCTCCCAGCGACTTCAGGCCGGCACGCTGGCCCAGCTGAAGGGCCTGTTCCGGGCTGGCATGTTCGTAGCGTGCATTGACCAGCCCGAGCACGGCACCGGCGCGGTTGCCGGAGGCACAGTGCAGCAGCACCGGCCCTTGGCTCTGCTGCAGGGTCTGATGCACGGCGCGCACATTGGGCGCATCCAGCCCCTCGGCGCCGGCCACCGGAATGCGTACATAGCGCAGGCCCAGCGATTCGGCCACCTGGGTTTCATCGAAACCGTGGTCCTCGTCGGACTGGCGCAGGTCGATCACCGTGCGCACACCCTGTGCAGCCAGTTCGCGCAGTTGTGCGGCACTGGGCTGGCCGCCGGCATACAGGCCCGGACGGACTTCATTGAGCGGGCCATCTGCGGCCAGGGCCGCCAGCGGCAGGCAGAGCGACAACAACAGCAGGCAGGTCAGGCGCAGCAGCATGGTCCTCTCCGTGAAAGCGTTCTGCCCCTCTACAGGCGCAGCCCGGCGCGGGCCTTCAGCAGCTCGCGCAGTTCGTACTTGTCAGTATCGTCCAGACCCTGCTGGCGCTGCTTTGCCAGCAGTTCGTCCAGACGTTGCACCAGCAGTTGTTTTTCCAGCTGGGCCACCGCGTCGTGCAGTTCCTGGGTCCAGCTGGCCTCGGTGCCGGGCAGCGTCTGTGCCGCCAGCGTATGCAGCGAGGACTGTTCCTCGCGGCCGTCGAAGTGTTCCAGCAGGGCACCGGTGCTGATGTCCGGGCGCTGTTCGACCAGTCCCAGCAGCTCCAGCAGCAGCTCCACGCCGGGCAGGCGCAGGCCCTGGAAGTGATGCTTGCCGCCCAGGGTCAGCGCCAGCGACGGCTGCTGCAGCAGCACGGCGATCGCGCCGCGCACCAGGCTGCGCCTGGCCACTGGCTGGATCGTGCGCGAGGGCTGGCGTTGTGGCTGCGGTGTGCGCGTGGCGGCAGCGTTGCCACCCCCCAGGCCGGTCAGCTGCCCCAGCTGCTGCTTCATCAGATCGCCGAAGGCGCCGTCGGGAATCTGCGCCAGCATCGGCTTTGCGCGTTCGGCCAGGCGCGCCTTGCCGTCCAGCGTCCCCAGGTTGATCTCGCGGGTCAGTTCGTCGAAGAAGAACTGCGACAGCGGCGTGGCCTGCTTCAAGCGTTCGTTGAAGGCCTCGGCGCCTTCCTTGCGCACGATGGTGTCCGGGTCCTCGCCATCGGGCAGGAACAGGAAGAAGGCCTGGCGGCCATCCTTCATGCGCGGCAGCACCGACTCCAGCGCCTTCCAGCCGGCGCGGCGGCCGGCGGCGTCGCCGTCGAAGCAGAAGAACACATCCGGCGCGTTGCGGAACAACAGCTCGGCATGGTCCGGCGTGGTCGCGGTGCCCAGCGTGGCCACCGCCTGGGTGACGCCGAACTGGAACAGCGAGACCACGTCCATGTAGCCCTCGACCACGATCAAGCGCTCGATCTTCTGGTTGGCCTGGCGCACCTGCCACAGGCCGTACAGTTCGCGGCCCTTGTGGAACAGCGCGGTCTCGGGCGAGTTGAGGTACTTGGGGCCGTCGTCCTTCTCGAACACGCGGCCACCGAAGGCGATCACCCGGCCCCGGCGATCGAAGATCGGGAACATCACCCGGTCGCGGAACTTGTCGTAGACGTGGCCGCGGTCGTTCTTGGAGAACAGGCCGGCGCGGTCGAGCAGCTTCATGCGCCGCTCGTCCTTGCCCAGCGCATCGCGCAGCCCGCTGTAGCCATCGGGCGCATAGCCGATCTGGAAGCGTGCGCGGTTCTCTTCGTCCACGCCGCGGCCGTCGAGGTAGCTGCGCGCCTTCTCGCTGCCTTCCAGGTTCTTCTGGAAGAACTTGGCAGCGGCGTCCAGAGCGGAGTACAGCTCGCGGCTGTCGTCCTGCTGCTGCGGGCTGCGCGGGTTCTCGTTGCGCGGTACTTCCATGCCGGCGCGCTTGGCCAGCTCATCCACCGCGTCGAGGAACTCGAGGCGGTCGTAGTTCATCAGGAAGCTGATCGCGGTGCCGTGCGCGCCGCAGCCGAAGCAGTGATAGAACTGTTTGGTGGGCGAGACCGTGAACGAGGCCGAGCGCTCGTCATGGAACGGGCAGCGCGCTGCGTACTCCTTGCCCTGGCGCTTCAACGGCACGCGGCTGCCCACCACCTCGACAATGTCGGTGCGGGCGAGCAGGTCGTCGATGAAAGCGTCGGGGATACGGGCCATGGGCAACAGGGCAGGGCGCGGTGCAGGACCACGCGACGGAACCGGGGGCGGTCGGCCTAGTTTACCCCCTGTCGGGCACCTGGCTGGCGGTTGCCGGATCAATGCCG
This genomic interval from Stenotrophomonas sp. 57 contains the following:
- a CDS encoding protein tyrosine phosphatase family protein, producing MLLRLTCLLLLSLCLPLAALAADGPLNEVRPGLYAGGQPSAAQLRELAAQGVRTVIDLRQSDEDHGFDETQVAESLGLRYVRIPVAGAEGLDAPNVRAVHQTLQQSQGPVLLHCASGNRAGAVLGLVNARYEHASPEQALQLGQRAGLKSLGAATRQRLATPAASP
- the dnaG gene encoding DNA primase, with the protein product MARIPDAFIDDLLARTDIVEVVGSRVPLKRQGKEYAARCPFHDERSASFTVSPTKQFYHCFGCGAHGTAISFLMNYDRLEFLDAVDELAKRAGMEVPRNENPRSPQQQDDSRELYSALDAAAKFFQKNLEGSEKARSYLDGRGVDEENRARFQIGYAPDGYSGLRDALGKDERRMKLLDRAGLFSKNDRGHVYDKFRDRVMFPIFDRRGRVIAFGGRVFEKDDGPKYLNSPETALFHKGRELYGLWQVRQANQKIERLIVVEGYMDVVSLFQFGVTQAVATLGTATTPDHAELLFRNAPDVFFCFDGDAAGRRAGWKALESVLPRMKDGRQAFFLFLPDGEDPDTIVRKEGAEAFNERLKQATPLSQFFFDELTREINLGTLDGKARLAERAKPMLAQIPDGAFGDLMKQQLGQLTGLGGGNAAATRTPQPQRQPSRTIQPVARRSLVRGAIAVLLQQPSLALTLGGKHHFQGLRLPGVELLLELLGLVEQRPDISTGALLEHFDGREEQSSLHTLAAQTLPGTEASWTQELHDAVAQLEKQLLVQRLDELLAKQRQQGLDDTDKYELRELLKARAGLRL